Sequence from the Helianthus annuus cultivar XRQ/B chromosome 13, HanXRQr2.0-SUNRISE, whole genome shotgun sequence genome:
ATATAGCATTTTTAACGTGTCCGAACCTATAACGAAGCATTTCCGGGACTTCGGAATAAtgtcaattgatgaaaaacaCACTAAAACAATAGGATGATATCAATGGAATGTTCCTAATCACAAGTTTCTGGTATTACATCGCCATGCACTAAACTAGTCCGTTAGCGAACCGACGAGCTAGTAAGCAATATTTCCGTCATCGTAGCAACCAAATGGAGactctagtgaactagttaagctAAATTTGGGACTCGGAATCACTTCATACAACTTTCGGATGCAAGAAAACAACTTACTGAAAATCCTTATCGGTACGACATAAAAGCATCATAGGTGAACCGGCGCTTAACCGGGAACCGTTTAAACTAattaaacactattttaactagtctagtgaactagttaatgataattaaagtccTAATCCCTAATTACCCTACTAATGATGTACTTAAAATGCTAATCACCCTACACCTCctaattaccaaaatatctaGATTTTTaagactttttataaaaaaagttacactttaccccccccccattctAGAAATTGGTCAAAGTGGGTCCCACTCACAAGATTTTTGTTGAAATGTGGAAGATCTTATGTATGGAGGGTATGAAGGAAAGTATGGTTTTAAAGACTTGAAAAGATATGAAATAATAACCTCTACACACCACCATCATTTATTACTTCATTTCATTAAAGTTTAAAACACAAAACCACCATTTGGAGTCCTCTTATTCACGGCACAAAGAAGAACACAAAACCCCACCATAAATGACCATTAAACACCATAAATTACTCACTTTCATGGCACTTTAAGGTCATTAATGCAAGGATTAAGCATGGAGAAGCATTAGGGAGTTCTTGGAGCTTAAACATCTTCTTAATCTTCTTAAACATCAAGTGCAAAGTTGTAAGCTCTAAAACCATCATATTTAAGCTTCTTAATACTAGTATTTATTAGAAGTACAAGTTGATCATCTTGTAAATCAAgaaaaacataatcaaaaaccctaaacacaaagctaataaacactaaatatgaatatattatgtgttgatttatgttgtctagtgttaatatgttcatgtGATCTTGTTGATTATGTTATTTTTGTTAATATTAGTGAGTTAAAGGCTATATTTATGATGATCATGTTGTTAGTTTCATGTAGTATTTTATATTTGTGTTCATCTTATCATGATGAACATAAATTTGTGATTTAAACATGGTTATGTTTAAATCAAGAAAGATCATCATACTCATTTCATGAAGTAATCATATAATTTTTGGATTACATAAAGAAACAAGGGTTTAAATAGGTTTAAAACATAAGCTTGGGAAGTCAAGTGAACTTTGTTTTTACAAGATAAATTAAACAACTTGTTTATTATGAAAATCACCTTAAAAAGGTCTAACTTTTATGTATAAAAAGTGTATTATGAAAGTACATGAAATGTGGAAGTTatgttaacatataaacatgttcAAAAGAAACTTGGTGAATAATGATGATTTAGTGAATTGGTTATTGATTTAAGCGCATTTTTgtaacgtgggaaacgtcatagtttaggggaaactatggcgaatttttctaaaaatctaatcgcgattaaagaagggattaaagggtgattaacaatgttaaacgtGATTAGTGGTCTTAAACATCATTACGGAAACTTTGATGGGAATATTTAAGgtttaaatattcaagaagttcttatgaacttaaacttattttttttacaaacattaatggataaaaatataacaatgtgtaaatataatttttggtaagaaaaattatatattttcgaaAACTTTCTAAGTGCTTGCAATGTgtgctatatatgtgtatgtagtagATACCTaaagggtgatcaaaataaatacacatacatgttcctacatggtccaagaaatgctagtaaaatcggacaattaaataaaatggccgaaatggaaatacgTAACACTTGACAACAACAAATTGGGCATATCGGCACCGTAAACAAGTTACTACAAAgtcgagtctaaaataacatattttcgacgtttaaacgagcacatatgtaagtgacctataacaagaatccggaaagtcgaaaactataaaaattaccaagtatttttcataggaaaaatgaacttatttaaagtttgctacttggtaacattttggtaaaaaattgcaagattatgttaatggactcataaagttagaattgggcctatcaaagttagtaatgggctcggcccaataacaataaaacatgggtcAGGCCCgataacatagataacatgggctcggcccaataacaataaaacatgggttaggcccaataacatagataacacGGGCTCgtcccaatgacatgggctcggcccaataacattaaaacatggttagatacgataacatagatgacatgggctcggcccaatgacatgggctcggcccaatgacatgagcaaaggctcaatgacatgcgtgcactgcacgaggacgtgtgaagaacgaagccgatcacacataagtcaatacacatagaatacatgaatacgcTTACGAATTCAATACGAATAGAATACATgtatacacataacaatcgagcgagtaaactatcaacgctctaaaatacaaggttgttccaaaaatgacaaacgagaacataataaagaattcaagatgaacaacttgtacggggtctgaaagacctagtgtctaacgagattagtacacatgtaggttattgatacgtacggacgctcactttgatatcataatacacggaacgcaaacttgtgagttcatgtccctcctttcactgttttcaatgttttgttttcaaaaacatcgaggggaaatacatgttaaaactattggtatgttagttacggagtagtagataacatgatcaatgtgcataagtagggagataacattagtaaccattaatcacttagtgaccaaggtgcaaaaggtgtagatctattgggcttgaggcacgccccactcctggttggtataccctggagtgcttttgtgatcccaaatgatgacaaagtgttctcggtttggttatttacttatggtacattatgtcagggggctcgctacccactgatagatccttaacagactccatgaatgaatcagaacataccatgattacaagataacatttacgagatttcatatgataacaaatactgcatgaactcgctcaacttttgttgactttttaaaactacatgtatttcaggaaacaggtcttgagccggtgattcactatgggattcgggaaaacaaatgacaacgatggccacttttggagggtttgtcttttatatcccaacttcgtatgggtatatagTGGACAAAACCTTACTATGTTTTATGTCAAAAGCTATCTTTTGTTATGTGTAAATAACTTAGAACTATGCTATGTCAAACGTAGTTGAAAACTTGTAATCTTTTGTTGAAAACTATATATCTATGGCATCGTTgttggttcatgttgttaatacatttggatgcaatgattacctttcttacgtcacacacaatacgcttccgctactagcagggtgtgacagttgACCCGACTCACTACCGAAGGCTCATAGGGAGTCTCTGATATTTGCTGCATACGCGACCAGACCTTTGCTACTCAGTTAGAGTATTGAGCCGGTACATGGAAAATCCTAAATAGTCACATCTCACAGCAGTCAAGCACATAATACGGTATATTAAAGGGACGATTCACAATGGGCTGAAGTACCAAGCCGGGGGAGATGGAAGACTAGTCGGATATAGTGATAGCAGTTTTGGCACCGATGTTGAAGACCGAAGAGGCATATCTGGTACCGTATTCTATTTTGCAAACAATGTTATCACTTGGTCTTCTCAAAAGCAACGCATAGTTGCACTCTCCTCGTGTGAGGCGGAGTTCATGGCTGCCACAACTGCTGCGTGTCAAGCCTTATGGCTGCAGAATTTGCTAAGTGAAGTCAGTGGAAGTGAGCCGTAATGCGTAGAGTTGATGGTCGACAACGAAGGTGCGATAGTTCTAATGAAAAACTCGGTTTTCCATGGTCGTAGCAAGCATATAGATactaaatatcacttcatacgggAGTGTGTGGAACGAGGTCTGATCGTTGTGAAACATGTCAATGGTAATTTGCAAAAGGCGGACATATTTACTAAATCACTTCCAAGGTTGAAGTTTGCTGAAATGAAGAACTTGATAGGAGTAAAGGAATGTGAAGAGTTATGTCCACATCAGGGGGAGAATATTGGTTGATGTAGCACTGTTGAAAAGTCAGATGTTGACCGAATAAAAGGGGCCCAACGTTCATGTGTACGTTGGAGGAAGCAGTAAAAGAGATCCAAAATTCTAGCACACTTAGTTATTTTATTGGCTATTTAACGTAACAGTAGGTTTTGTTTTAATCATCCGTCGAAAatttctttcaatttcttttgttttgtaCTCCAAAATCTTTTGTATTAATAAAGTGTGCCGACTGATTCATTCATAACAGTTGTTCGTTTGTTATAACCCACCTCTGATCACCAACAGCTATTGGGGAATATCCTCCTGGTCCCCTCTGACACGACAGTTAGTGTCTACAGAGGGAGAGGCGTCATGGCGTTTACGTGATTGGCTACACGTCATCGTCCAGGTGTACTCTTTATCGGGTCTGTCATCAGCCATTAGTGGAGATCGTGGAAGAGCGTTCGGCAACAGCTGAGTGGTGCCATGTATGCATATCCTTTCGTACTTGTTGTCCCCTGCACGAATCCTCCATCGTGGGAGATGTAATTGCAGAGTCTGCTGCAACCTAATTGGTTGCATGCTGTTGTCGTATGTACTAGATGTCCTTTACGTGGGTTGTCATCGTGCATGTGCACGGGTGTTCCCAAGTAGGGAAACTCTAAGGACTGTTGAGTGTTTGTCTTAATTGTGGATGTGATTGCGTACGCATATGACTATGCACGCCATTTAGGATCAAACCCTTCACCCATGTATCCACTCacattaaaataaaaaggtaTTAATGTTTGAGGTTGAGGTTGATGTCTTTTCTTTCACACGTGTCACATTTTCACTATTTTAATCATGTTGCACGTTTGGCATCATGGGTTGTGATTTCTTTGTTGAATGCCACGTGTATTGTGAGTGGGTTTAGGTGGcttctttattttgttttcttcTTTAACCTAGGCATAGACTGAGATGGAGAGAGAGAGACGTGTACAGAACTCCATCAGCCCACCGCTTCACGACCCTACCACCCGTCGACGGGGATGAGTGGACTCCAACGCCCCATTGCCTCACTGTCCTACTAAACGACGGTTGCGATGAGTGGAATGCTCAGTTCTGCGGTGGCTAGGGTTCCGCTTTGAACCCGCCGACGTAGATGATCGGAGTTTGTCGGCTTTATGGCATGTTTTTTTCCCGTTTCTTCGATTTCTGGTCTGGTTTGTTCTTCGATTTTGAGCTTTACTTATCTGAATTTCATATTATTGCGGGGTTTCTATATGTAATGGTTTTGCTGAATTTGATATTATTGATGTTTTTTTTGTTCTTTACTCattttattttgattttattgGTGTTCTTATGGTTAGATTAGGGATTTGGCGAACTGATTCAAGGTGTGTGTATGTTATCTGAGTAGATCAGCGTTACCTATGACAACTGAGAGACACGAGGTGGACCATTTATCACTTTATATCATTCCGATCGGCTTGCATGTTTCGCTTCTCTTTAGATCTAACAACTAACTTCTGTTAGATTGGAGTTTGATACAATGGTTCTTCTAAATTCTGATAACCTTTGGATCTCGAATGGTTTTGTGAGAAGATGTTGAGCAGCAAATGTTAGTGGTGAAAGTTGTGTTGGGTTTATAATACTCAACTCAAGAAAGGCGTCATATAAGGCTATTTAGTCGAGTTAAACTTCCGGCGACAGTACATAGAGTTGCATGCCTACTGTATCGTTTTgtgcattttttttttgttgcgcGTCACACCTACGTGTCCGGCCCCCTTTTATGTTTTCCCTCGATTATAAAACCATGCTAAtcctttagtttttttttttttttttttttgctttacaTTCATAGGCTATCAACTCAGACTTTGCAGAATATCTACTAGCAATCTAAACTAAAATCAAAGGTATGTCCTTAATTAGATAGTTTTAGTTATGTATAAATTTAATTcccattttctattgtttgttatgtttgCTATATGGAGTCAATTCATCCATGCATGGGaggctttgatggtgtgcggggaggacctccgcacaaggcccGCGATTTCGAGGGGCAtgcgattttaaaaaaaaatccgatgcgtatatgttattttttctaaatagtaaacacataccgGTACCAATATAGGcccatttacaaatcattttttatggtttagaattcaGCCCACTTGGAATTAGGTTTATTGAAcccaatactaatttgattttttttaaataataacaaaacataacggaagggcacattttttcaagctcgaacaggatatatgaattctcagagacgcctctGCATCCATGATCCATTTATGGCTGTTTCTCAATTTGACATTGCATGAATTTGAGTTTGTATAAAGATTAGAAAATTAAAATGCGtctatttgtattttttttaattagcaAGATCTGACATAAATGACACAGTGTAGAGCCCCCTTGTAGGttgtttattattttaataacgttctaattatattatattatattatatataataacaaaTGATGAAAGGTGTTAGGAACAGTTCTCAGGGGTACTTACGTAATTTTACCGTTCAAATAACGATGCCACTCACCCATTTTGTCCCCTGCTGACGGGAGCGGGTGCCAGGCATGGCCTCCGGCCGGCCACTTTATCTTGAGGACTCCGGTGGTCTTGCTTGTGTGCGTCGGAGTGTcgatcagagagagagagagagataacgaTGGGAGTGGGTGCTGGCCGGCGACCGGTGATGCTGCTTGTGGATCTCGGCGTAGGTAACGGTGGTGCGTTTGGGGATTTCACAGCGACCGATGATGGTGGTGTGGTTTCACGGCGGAGAAGATGAGTGGAATCGGTTGCTTGGGCGGGCAGACATGGTAGAAGAGGGCTGTTGGTGGGTAGGGGCGACGAGCCGGCGACAATTGTCAGTTTTTGTGTCGTAGGATTGTCGTGGTGCAGTCATCCCTATCATTCCTCCTGTTTATTTTCACTTCAGTCTCCGTTGTTTTCACCAGGTACATCTTACGTTTTCTTCTTACAGTTTACCAAACTTATCTTCGTTGATGTTGATTATATTATGTTTTGAAATTACTTTTCGATCTTATACACTTATGGAAAAGTAATTTAGGACTCAATTTTGCTCCAGATTTTATGATTTTTATAAGTTAGGTTTATTATTTTGGTAATATTAGCATGGAGAAACCAAGCCTTAAATTAGTCACTATCTTGAGAAACTCTTAAAGCATTGCATATTCAGAGGTTCAATCTTGGTTTAGAGCAACTATGTTATTTGTCAGCTACAAAAATATGACTTTTGAAGTTAAAGAGGCTCTTTTGTAAAATCTTACAGAGAAAGATTCCCACACTAGATATAAAGTTAAGAAGATTTTAGTTTTACTTAATTCATTAGTGGTTAGAAGGTTGTGATAGCTAACAAAAGAGTAAGATCATGGTAATGGGTCAAATTAATCAAATTTAGAGCAAAAAAGGTCAACTGATTATTGACTTTAATGTGATTTGTCTACATGTTCCTTTGTTTCCATGTTTTTGATTCCTAGATATGCTTCCCAAAACACAGTATGATGATGATTTTTTATTCTATAGGTCCAAAATTTGGTTGAATACTGTTGATCCTGTTAAGTTGGCCCATGGATTGCAGCTTCAATTTAATTTTTCACCAAACTAGATGatatgatagagttttgtttcGTGGATAGAACCAAGCATGAATTCAATGAAGCGATGGAATAATCTTGGTTTATCTAATATTTTATATATAGCGATATACTAGGTTATATACATAAAACACATACACGCTTTGGGTGAATTCGACCTATTTCACCAGTTTGACCCATGGGTCCCATTTTTTAGTTAAAACGTATTTTAATATTTATTCATCTAACATTCATTCTTCTAAATGGAAGATCCAAGTATATGGATCCTTAATCACAACTATTATGACGCCATGTTCACCATCCATGGTAATTCTTAAATTTAACATATATAGAAGTGATAAGTACCTTCTGTTAATAGATGTGTACTATAATTATATGGTTGTGCTCTATTGTAGGCATGTGATGAAGCCATCTCTGAACTAGACATGCTTGGCAAGAATTCTTGCAAAGATGGTTCGTTGCATCTTACCATGTTTGCTTACAAAAGATTTTCACTATGCCCTTGTAGTAAGATactatttgtgattcttgtagtAAGATACtattgtgattatttgattatatgtGCAGTAATAACATGGTGCATCGCTCTCACTGCTTGGGTCATGTTTTGCTTAATGCCCAACCACCATCAAGAGTGCAATGAGTATACTTTTGGTTATCAGATGTAATAGGAGTATATTTTTGGATATTACAGTTATATGAGTTTGTAGTTTGATGTTGATTATCCGTTTTCCCCGCAGCAATGCGCGGGCGGGTATAAATACtagttaaaataaaaaggtattAATGTTTGAGGTTGAGGTTGATGTCTTTTCTTTCACACGTGTCACATTTTAACTATCTTAATCAAACTTTTAGACTAGAGGGTATAGGGGACGACAAAGGCACGGCGAGGCCCGGCGCCGCCCCGGAACACCGCCCCCAACAGGCCCGGCTCCCACATGACGTGCTTGACGGGGCTAAATTCTCTCTCCTCACACACACACAgctatacatatacatatatatatatatatataaaggggttcatcccccaccccctagaCCCATCCCCTTCAAGCCCCGCTTACGTGGCAGTGACGTGACGACCCATCCCCTTGGAaatgaggctctccataccctccACTTATTTCTCCCTACCAATAAGAAAAGGACTCACAGAAATTGTTCTtcttttgaaactttgctgagcTCATAACACGAGATGGCATTTAGAACTCTATACAActatcattttatttatttattcattttatttatttatttattttttgtgaCCAAGTACATTTGAACATGTTTTACAGGGGTAAAAGAGTTTGGTAAGCGTAATAATGCAACATTTTTATCATAAAATCTAAAGTGTATATAGCATTTACAAATATAATTTTAAATACAATATCAATCAAATAATAGCATACATCATTTGGAATTAAACAGTTTTGGATACCGTAATAACTTCAAAATTTCTTTCATTTGACTCCTTTTCAACCGTAAAGGTAATAATGCAACGTGTTAATGATAAAATCTAAAGTGTATGTAGCATTTACAGATATAACTTTAGAGACAATATAACATATATAAACTCATTTCAATACACTTGGGTTAAACAATTTAGGATACTGTAATCAGTTCAAAACAACTTTCAACTCATTTGACTCCTTTTCAACCTAAACATAACACATGTCAACTTGTTTCCATACACTTGGGTCGAAATCTGCCATCCATTCAACGCATTTGCCAACAATATTCATATTAAAATCTTTCATAACTCTTCCTATGTCAGGCTTTTAATCAATCAGTATAACTGAGAAAGAAACCTCCTATGCTTGTCTACACGATTCAAAACAATCGTCTCCTTCGCACAACAAACCAATCAGATTCACAACAGTATGCAAAAAGGTTATCATGTCGTTTACAGCAAATATGACCTGTTGACCTACCATATGATCAAGATTACATACACCCCATACTTTCCCCCACATAACGTCCAACACTACAGGCAATCGTGTCAGATTTTGAAACAAAAAAGCCAGATTGCACAAGCTAAAGCATGAACAACCTACAATTTTATCTTCTCCTACTGTCCCGGTCTCTGTCTCTACGTTTATCTCTATCATGGTCTCTTTCAGTTTGTGGCTCATAAGCTCTACCCTTCTCCCGCTCTCTACTTGATGATTTCCTCTGTGGGCTTTCACTGTCACGATGACTTCTTGGGCGCTTTCTAGAAGATTCACGTGAATCCTCTCTTTTCTCCCTTCTCTCTGTGGACGATGTCCCTGTTTTCATATATAAATTACAATAAATGTATACAAAGACGACAAAATTCCGAATCCCAAAACAGGAGAAAAGTTTAATAACTCACTTTTGTGTGATGCGTCTTCACCACCATCCATTAAGCCATATTTATACTGCAACTGCTTCTGATGTGCCACCACTTTCTTTTCAATTTCTTCTTTCTTTATTCCTCGCTCTTCAAGGGATTCACGATATTCTATCAAAGCCACCTCAATCTGCCTCAACTTGTGTCTACATGTACAACAATTAAACCATCATTTAATTACAGGtgttaatttgaaaaaaaaaaggaaaaaacacAACAGAGTATACATCTAGTAAAAGCTTGAATAATTTCAAACTGGCGGGATATCCTTTTCTTTTCTAAAAATaacaagagtaaaatgccattttcgtctgTGAGGTTTGGTCACATCGGATTCAAAAGGTTTAAAGTCTTGCACTTTTCATCCGCcttgttaacttcatccatttttctccattaagtcgggggtatttccgtcttttttgttaacttaaaaggcaattcagtctttttcaggggtattcggtctttttacatagagtgaaaaagaccgaattgccctttaagttgacagaaaaagacagaaatacccgacttaacggagaaaaacgGATAGAGTTAACGAGGTGGATGAAAATTGCAAGATTTTAagccttttggatccagatgtggaaaaacaaacttttggacgaaagtcgcaaaactagccaaacctcagggacgaaaatggcattttactcaaataACAAATATGTTCAATAACAGTATACCTCTTCTCTTCATTGAGCCCGCTATCAGAACTTGTGAGAATGCTCGAATGATCTGTCACCTCAGCGTTaccttcaccaccaccagcatTCTCGCTTCCAGAAGACGAATAACCCAACGCAAGATCTTTAGTACTTTTttgttcatcatcactttcatcaTCTTCTCGGGCCCACTTAGAGGCAGGCAATACCGAATCCGATTTGACTTTATTAGAAATAACTTTTAACTCAGGTTGCGGGATCGGAATCTTTGACGGTAAAGATGCAGACTCTACTCTCTCCACGTGGTGATGCCTTCCCGAAAATCCCACAGGCCCGGTATCGACATTACTCTCTCTCGGATTATTGTATTTCAAACTGTCATTGAGCTCATAACCCCTCTGTTTTTCCGACTCTTCGAGATGGAGCAACCGTGCGACCATCGTTTCTCTGCCGCCAACTAAAGATAATCCATTATGGCGGCACCGCCTTTCCAGCTCAGCGAGAGGGAGACCCATCAACTCTTTCGTGGCTGCGCTCTTGCCGATTGCCAATGCTGCATCGGGATTGGTCTTTCCGACATCTTCAGTGTTGTCATAGTTAGACTTGTCTTCGGTTTCTGATGAAATGGAGTGGAAGGATACAACTCCAGAGTTACCGGACCTGAGAAATGTTGAGCGTAACCCGTTTACGTATGCATCCGAAAATAAGAACCAGTCAGCCCATACTTGAAGAACTTTCAGAACCCGTTCCTGGCGGAAAAGAGAACGTTAGACTTGAAAAATGGTCAAAGCCTGTTCAGTCCGGCCATTTTTAGTAGGGAGTGTACGATCTAGGCCGGGTTGTATGAATCTACATACACTTTCGGCccataattatatataattaagaTGTTAATCatgattaaaaatatatatatctaaaACCTTAAATTTAATGATACCGAAGGTTGTAAGCGTTAAAATAGACTTATGGAGACTttcagagtaaaatgtcattttcgtccctgaggtttggccagttttgcgactttcgttcacatgtttgttttttcgcatctggatccaaaaggttttaaatctttgccattttcatccggctcaataactccatccatttttctcggTTAAGTTAGGgttattttcgtcttttttgttaacttagaAAGCAATTGGttctttttcaggggtattctGTCTTTTTACATAAATTGAAAAAGCCCGAACTGCCCTTTAAGTTAGcgaaaaagacagaaatacccctgatTTTAATgggaaaatggatggagttaagaaGCCGAATGAagatggcaagattttaaaccttttggatccaaatgcagaaaaacaaacctttggacgaaagttgcaaaaccaaccaaacctcaaggacgaaaatggcattttactcggGACTTTCATCATATTCAACCCATTTAACTTGACTAttttgttttgacttttgactcaTTTGAAATTAACATAACCCAAATCGACCCATTAATAAGTGGATAAAAACTGCTACATGTACCATATATACTTTACCTTTAGGGCCTCAGCGGTGATTCTGCCTGTGATACTCCGATATAAATCATTAAAGCTTTCAAGTATATCAGGCAGATTTGCTTCGAATTTGGTGCGGTAAGCAGACGCATTCTTTACAGGAGCACTACTATTGTGAAGAATGTCCGAGACAAGCATGAGCCTTGCAACTTTAGTAGGTATTGGTGTTTCTTTAAGAGTCAAAGACTCGGTCAAAACTTCAACTATCTGTAAGTGATAGAGCTGCTTCAGCAACAAATGAACACTAAAACATATCATAAGTTTATAAGTTATAAACTTATAATGCAATGATACCTCTCCAGCAGCATCAGCATTATCTAATGCGAAACCCATTGCTTCCTTGATTTGGATTCTTTCTAATGTCAaggcacgaagcatgtcttcaaacTCATCTCTTTGTGCATCAGTTAGCGTGCGCTCAGCCTCCACACGCTGCACAAGAAGCGTAGCAAGAAAAGGTTAGTGAATAACTTCACCGCATCTAGCTGGTATACGTTGAGGTGACAAAATGGGAAGTTGGGCAATGGTCAAAATAGTTCGGGTAAATACATGAAATTATCTATGAATTTGGTCAGGTTGACCCGAAGATATTCgtccaaaatttgaagtcagtttatATATTTGTTACCAATATATGGATTTAATATTCCAACAATAATTTAATGATTAGAATAAAAATGACTTACGAGGTTTCTTCAATTAAAATACACCCGTCACGGGTAAAacaccggtaaataccggtaccagtaccgaaccggtatattcggtaccggtaccggtaccgatttTTCCCGTTTTTTGGTACTGGTACTTTCGGTGCCGAAcgggtaccgtgctcatccctacGTGTGATCTATTTTTTAATAGCCTTTTTTACCAGTTTCACATATTAATGATAAAATTCAACCTAAATTGACCCATTTATAGGTAAATTGGTTGAAACTAGCGGGTTACCACCCGCGCTTCGTGGCGGGTTCGAAAAATAGATAAAGAAGCAAATCACGACGGAACATTTTACGTAACAATAAAAAACCCACGTCACAACGGTATATTCGAAAGTCACAAAAAAAGTTATCAATCCAGTCTTTTACGGTATCAAC
This genomic interval carries:
- the LOC110899320 gene encoding protein RRC1 isoform X1; this encodes MSSFSITRKKTPFQKHREEEEAKKKRAEDETARLYAEFLESFQGDTAGLKTFVRGGTVNDEKVKPDTGGNSKEVSGSKKGSRYVPSFIPPPMATKGKEHERQKDEERPKEKAKGKARNIDFFMEELKHEQEMREKRMQEREQWQDGRSATANLSSRFDELPDEFDPTGKLGFFDDGDPQTTNLYVGNLAPQVDENFLLRTFGRFGPIASVKIMWPRTEEERKRQKNCGFVAFMNRADGQAAKDEMQGVVVYDYELNIGWGKSVSLPSQSLPAPPPGQMAIRSKEGATVILSGPSGPPVTSVPSQNSELVLTPNVPDITVVLLDDVRLRKVIDTMALYVLDGGCAFEQAIMERVRGNPLFSFLFELGSKEHTYYVWRLYSFAQGDTLQRWRTEPFIMITGSGRWVPPALPMAKSPENEETGATFAAGRSRRVEAERTLTDAQRDEFEDMLRALTLERIQIKEAMGFALDNADAAGEIVEVLTESLTLKETPIPTKVARLMLVSDILHNSSAPVKNASAYRTKFEANLPDILESFNDLYRSITGRITAEALKERVLKVLQVWADWFLFSDAYVNGLRSTFLRSGNSGVVSFHSISSETEDKSNYDNTEDVGKTNPDAALAIGKSAATKELMGLPLAELERRCRHNGLSLVGGRETMVARLLHLEESEKQRGYELNDSLKYNNPRESNVDTGPVGFSGRHHHVERVESASLPSKIPIPQPELKVISNKVKSDSVLPASKWAREDDESDDEQKSTKDLALGYSSSGSENAGGGEGNAEVTDHSSILTSSDSGLNEEKRHKLRQIEVALIEYRESLEERGIKKEEIEKKVVAHQKQLQYKYGLMDGGEDASHKRTSSTERREKREDSRESSRKRPRSHRDSESPQRKSSSREREKGRAYEPQTERDHDRDKRRDRDRDSRRR
- the LOC110899320 gene encoding protein RRC1 isoform X2, coding for MATKGKEHERQKDEERPKEKAKGKARNIDFFMEELKHEQEMREKRMQEREQWQDGRSATANLSSRFDELPDEFDPTGKLGFFDDGDPQTTNLYVGNLAPQVDENFLLRTFGRFGPIASVKIMWPRTEEERKRQKNCGFVAFMNRADGQAAKDEMQGVVVYDYELNIGWGKSVSLPSQSLPAPPPGQMAIRSKEGATVILSGPSGPPVTSVPSQNSELVLTPNVPDITVVLLDDVRLRKVIDTMALYVLDGGCAFEQAIMERVRGNPLFSFLFELGSKEHTYYVWRLYSFAQGDTLQRWRTEPFIMITGSGRWVPPALPMAKSPENEETGATFAAGRSRRVEAERTLTDAQRDEFEDMLRALTLERIQIKEAMGFALDNADAAGEIVEVLTESLTLKETPIPTKVARLMLVSDILHNSSAPVKNASAYRTKFEANLPDILESFNDLYRSITGRITAEALKERVLKVLQVWADWFLFSDAYVNGLRSTFLRSGNSGVVSFHSISSETEDKSNYDNTEDVGKTNPDAALAIGKSAATKELMGLPLAELERRCRHNGLSLVGGRETMVARLLHLEESEKQRGYELNDSLKYNNPRESNVDTGPVGFSGRHHHVERVESASLPSKIPIPQPELKVISNKVKSDSVLPASKWAREDDESDDEQKSTKDLALGYSSSGSENAGGGEGNAEVTDHSSILTSSDSGLNEEKRHKLRQIEVALIEYRESLEERGIKKEEIEKKVVAHQKQLQYKYGLMDGGEDASHKRTSSTERREKREDSRESSRKRPRSHRDSESPQRKSSSREREKGRAYEPQTERDHDRDKRRDRDRDSRRR